A DNA window from Ahaetulla prasina isolate Xishuangbanna chromosome 7, ASM2864084v1, whole genome shotgun sequence contains the following coding sequences:
- the ZBED4 gene encoding zinc finger BED domain-containing protein 4 gives MDTNIAESPQISDNLMMDKINNLKVEPEDDTNCILETIDIKTEKEDLRQIDSSDEQDDREKNFVRNNSDKFISAENEDDYGSLFSQYSSTLYDVAMEAVTQSLLSNRNISSRKKSPAWNHFFISPRDSTKAICMYCMKEFSRGKNEKDLSTSCLMRHVRRAHPTVLIQENGNIPAISSFSSSPSLLLPPQPADTGDLTHVLTPIKLIKKPCSKIPSPDQIMEESVPVVSIEEIPSDLSHNEKNNKEEASVGLSLHLPNSQCEEMLDNIAEKTVQVPKTTSGSRRRSAVWKHFYLSPLDNSKAVCIHCMNEFSRGKNGKDLGTSCLIRHMWRAHRSIVLQENGGGSSIPPLYSAPPTLLPPLLASDGDPSSVSSGKLAKEPTSVCSSPERIAEENNSNLPLGDTLMEDSSLFSSSEDIGEASLVSSPEKSPLLLQHGSVFHQNKRIMRKLKSEVWNHFSLSPGDKLKVICRHCSCMLNHGKKGDLGTSYLTRHLYRRHPEVIGIQKNFIDASLANSPYATLASAERSASKLTDLPTMVTKETQVIFPVSSKKTSKLWNHFSISSADSTKVICMHCGRTISRGKKPTNLGTSCLLRHLQRFHNHVLKPDASEPVLSSSTNNHVPLSTDLLGSSSFDETTDKFSDTHPVAKKITSLVAEMIALDLQPYSFVDNIGFNRLLEYLQPQYSLPSPSYFSHTAIPDMYDSVKEIIVSHLKEAESGVVHFTSGIWMSNQTREYLTLTAHWVTFGSRVRPQCEDYHCSALLNVSQIDCDYNGISVQKQLEYWWETWITSIGLQIGITVTDNQTIGKTLNEGEHSSVQCFCHTVNLIVNEAIKSQRMVQNLLSIARKICERVHRSSKAKEKLAELQKEYHLPQHQLIQDVPSKWNTSFHMLERLIEQKRAIDEMSIECSFRELISCDQWEVMQSVCHALKPFEVASREMSTHMSTLSQVIPMIHILNRKIELLFEETMGIDTMLKSLKEAMVSRLSSILHDPRYIFATLLDPRYKTSLFTEEEAEQYKQDLIRELEILNATSDDDKPVLNGCDIGSSSKISYGNNSLWSLMEDMKKAKLPKEKTKLPEEMVLLYLEEEVLEHNYDPLTYWNFKKSSWPVLSKLAVRFLGCPPSIVPSERLFSTSNESISFSQSRLTMEHFEKLIFLKVNLPLIYFQY, from the coding sequence ATGGATACAAATATAGCAGAGTCTCCACAAATCAGCGATAATTTGATGATGGATAAAATCAACAATTTaaaagtggaaccagaagatgaTACTAATTGTATTTTAGAAACAATAGAtataaaaactgaaaaagaagatCTAAGACAGATCGACAGCAGTGATGAACAGGATGACAGAGAAAAGAACTTTGTCCGCAACAACTCAGACAAATTCATCTCTGCGGAGAATGAGGATGATTACGGTTCTCTTTTCTCCCAATATAGCAGTACTCTCTATGATGTAGCAATGGAAGCTGTAACACAGAGTCTTCTTTCAAATAGAAACATAAGCTCCCGAAAAAAGTCGCCTGCTTGGAATCACTTCTTTATATCTCCTAGAGACAGTACCAAAGCAATATGTATGTATTGTATGAAAGAATTTAGCAGAGGTAAAAATGAGAAAGACTTAAGCACAAGTTGTCTAATGAGGCATGTGAGGAGAGCTCATCCAACTGTACTCATTCAGGAAAATGGAAATATACCAGCtatatcttccttttcttcatcTCCTTCATTATTATTGCCACCTCAGCCTGCAGATACTGGAGATTTAACTCATGTGCTAACTCCTATAAAATTAATTAAGAAACCCTGTTCTAAGATTCCATCCCCAGATCAAATTATGGAGGAATCTGTTCCTGTAGTTTCTATTGAAGAAATACCTTCAGATTTGTCACATAATGAAAAGAACAATAAAGAAGAAGCTAGTGTTGGATTGTCATTACACCTGCCCAATAGTCAGTGTGAAGAAATGTTGGACAATATAGCAGAGAAAACTGTTCAAGTTCCTAAGACTACATCTGGCTCAAGGAGAAGATCTGCTGtatggaaacatttttatttatctcCTCTGGATAACTCAAAAGCTGTCTGCATTCACTGTATGAATGAATTCAGCagaggaaagaatggaaaagatCTTGGAACGAGCTGCTTAATACGGCACATGTGGAGAGCACATCGTTCTATTGTTCTACAGGAGAATGGAGGAGGTTCAAGCATACCCCCTCTGTACTCTGCCCCTCCAACTTTATTACCACCTTTATTAGCTTCAGATGGAGACCCAAGTTCTGTATCATCTGGAAAATTAGCTAAAGAACCAACATCTGTTTGCTCTTCTCCAGAAAGAATAGCTGAAGAAAATAATTCCAATCTTCCTTTGGGAGATACTCTGATGGAGGATTCCTCACTGTTTTCATCATCCGAAGATATAGGGGAAGCTTCTTTAGTTTCTTCTCCTGAAAAAAGCCCATTGTTATTGCAACATGGCTCTGTTTTCCATCAGAATAAACGCATAATGCGAAAGCTGAAATCTGAAGTATGGAATCATTTTTCTTTGTCTCCAGGGGATAAACTAAAAGTTATATGTAGACACTGCAGCTGTATGTTAAACCATGGGAAAAAAGGTGATTTAGGCACAAGTTACTTGACAAGACACTTATACAGGCGGCATCCTGAAGTTATAGGAATCCAAAAGAACTTTATAGATGCCAGTTTAGCAAATTCTCCTTATGCTACCTTGGCTTCTGCAGAACGTTCAGCTTCAAAACTGACTGACTTACCCACAATGGTTACTAAAGAAACTCAAGTCATATTTCCTGTTAGTAGCAAAAAGACCTCAAAACTGTGGAACCATTTTTCAATTAGTTCTGCAGATTCAACAAAAGTAATATGTATGCACTGTGGACGTACAATAAGTCGAGGGAAAAAGCCAACCAATTTGGGTACCAGTTGCCTTTTAAGACATTTACAACGGTTTCATAATCACGTCCTAAAACCAGATGCCTCAGAGCCAGTATTGTCCTCTTCTACAAATAATCACGTACCTCTGAGCACAGATCTTTTGGGATCTTCATCTTTTGATGAAACCACTGACAAGTTTTCTGACACACATCCTGTTGCCAAAAAAATTACAAGTCTTGTTGCTGAAATGATTGCACTTGATCTTCAGCCATATTCTTTTGTAGATAATATTGGTTTCAATAGATTGCTTGAATACTTGCAACCTCAGTATTCATTGCCTTCACCATCTTATTTTTCTCATACTGCGATTCCTGATATGTATGATAGTGTGAAAGAAATAATTGTTTCACATCTTAAAGAAGCTGAAAGCGGTGTAGTCCACTTTACCTCTGGAATATGGATGAGCAATCAAACTCGGGAATATCTAACTCTCACAGCTCACTGGGTAACGTTTGGGTCACGAGTTCGTCCTCAGTGTGAAGATTACCATTGTTCAGCTTTATTAAATGTTTCACAGATTGATTGTGACTATAATGGTATCAGCGTTCAGAAGCAACTAGAATATTGGTGGGAAACCTGGATAACATCAATTGGGCTACAGATTGGGATTACTGTTACTGATAATCAGACAATAGGAAAAACTTTAAATGAAGGGGAACATTCAAGTGTGCAGTGCTTCTGTCACACAGTGAATCTCATAGTGAATGAAGCTATTAAAAGCCAGAGGATGGTTCAGAACCTGCTTAGCATTGCCAGAAAGATATGTGAACGTGTCCACCGCTCATCgaaagcaaaagagaaattggcagagctgcagaaagAATATCATTTGCCACAGCATCAGCTAATCCAAGATGTCCCATCAAAATGGAATACATCGTTTCATATGCTTGAAAGGCTAATTGAACAGAAAAGAGCTATTGATGAAATGTCTATAGAGTGTAGCTTCAGGGAATTAATAAGCTGTGATCAGTGGGAAGTGATGCAGTCTGTCTGTCATGCACTcaaaccatttgaagttgcaagtAGAGAGATGAGTACACATATGTCCACTTTAAGCCAAGTAATTCCAATGATTCATATTTTAAACCGGAAAATTGAACTACTGTTTGAGGAAACAATGGGCATAGATACTATGCTAAAGTCCTTAAAAGAAGCTATGGTGAGTAGATTGTCCTCCATACTCCACGATCCAAGATACATTTTTGCTACACTTTTAGACCCTCGTTATAAGACCTCCTTATTcacagaagaagaagcagaacagTATAAACAGGACTTAATCAGGGAGCTAGAAATATTAAATGCTACCTCAGATGATGATAAACCAGTTCTTAATGGTTGTGATATAGGTTCATCATCTAAAATCTCTTACGGGAACAATAGTCTTTGGTCACTGATGGAAGATATGAAAAAAGCAAAACTTCCAAAAGAAAAGACTAAgttaccagaggaaatggtgcttTTATATCTGGAGGAAGAAGTGCTTGAGCATAACTATGATCCCCTCACTTACTGGAATTTTAAGAAATCATCTTGGCCAGTATTGTCAAAATTGGCTGTTCGATTCCTCGGTTGTCCTCCAAGCATCGTTCCATCGGAGAGATTATTCAGTACATCCAATGAAAGCATCAGCTTTAGTCAATCAAGGCTAacaatggaacactttgaaaaacTTATATTTTTGAAAGTAAATCTTCCTTTGATATACTTCCAGTATTGA